The Vitis vinifera cultivar Pinot Noir 40024 chromosome 1, ASM3070453v1 DNA segment TGGCATCATGGCAAATTCTTTATCCTGACTGTTTCATCCTTTTAATGAATCTCTAGATGCAACCCGTGATAATGACTGGACCTGTCCTAAATGTGGAAATGTCAACTTCTCTTTTAGAACTGTTTGTAACATGAGGAAGTGCAATACACCAAAACCTGGATCACAGGTTTGAGCAGCGTTTCGTTTAAGAATGTAGAACTAGATTGTCATTTTTAATATCACAGCATGAAAGTTTTATCATTCAATAGCCTTTTCTTGGatgttaaacttaaaaatctaacAATCAATTGGAATCTTTGTAGTATGTTTATTACTTTCTAATAATTCTCTCTTGCAAATGCAGGCTGCAAAATCTGAGAAGAATTCTAGTGAGTTCTTTTTTAACTTGCTGCTATTATTGGCTTTGCATTAACTTTGATGCTAacataattcatttattcaGAACAAAAGATGCCTGATGGAAGTTGGAAGTGTGAGAAGTGTAGCAACATAAACTATCCCTTCAGAACCAAGTGCAATAGACAGAACTGTGGGGCCGATAAACCATCTGAATCGACAAAGTCTCCTTCACCCTCACCGGACGAAAATGATCAGGTTTGTCATGTGATGCATTTTCTTTGTATGTGCATTTGTTGCTTGAAGAAGTTATTGTTTCTGTCCTTCATATGTATACACATAACAAACTTGATAAACATTCAATTTTacaatttacttttaattaaagaTCCTTTGCAATGGCAACTTTCTCTTTCTATTGTTTGTTTACATGGATAAATCTTCGAATGGTTTTGTTTTCCTGTCTCGTTTTCCAATTTTATATTGCTTCTACCTTTGCATCCATTAATTTGCAATTATCTACTGTTCCAGTGAGTACTAGGACATGTTTGAGGGTTGAGAAGGTCCAGGGTTGTCGTCCAGCATTGCTCAATATGGGTGTCTGAAAGTCAGTCGTGTCATCTCCATGTCGCAGCGCTTGTCGTTATTCTGCCTTCTCATCATCTGTGTCAAGTTGTTGTACTAACTGCAATGGTACTTGTGGTCTTTATGGATCCTTTTCTACAGATGCATTATGTGTCGGCCAGCTTTATCTGGCAAGATTTTACAGGTTGGTTCTGGTTTCTATTAGATAGGCTTATGTACTGTTGGAATTTACTAGTGGGTATTGTTAACATTCACTATGCTACCAGCAGCAGAGACAGTACTGCAGGCTGTGTTTCtggttttttaattaagtttaaaatgGTCTCTATGAAGTTGAAGAAGTGTCTTTTGTTTTCACCGGATGCTTCTGTTAGAAGTGTATGAAGTTCCAAAGTCTCAGGATTTTAATTAGGGTTTCATCATGTTACAGTTGTGGGGAATAGAAAATGATTCTGGTATTGGTCAGTTGCATGTCAGGTGTATAAAAAGgccatttttcttttcccattgGTTGCCTGTAACATGGTGGATACCTGTGTGCTGGTTCTGTTGTTGCCTCAAGAAAAAAGATTGATTTAGAGTCCTGGTGCTTGGGCCTAAGACTAGAGCGTTAAATTTGTCATCAAGCTTCAATGGGGAAACTTCTTCAAACTTAGGTTCCACCGTTGAAAATTTGCATTCTTTAGAGTGAACCAGAGCTGTTCATGATGGCTGCGGAGAATGTACTCTTGTCGTTTCTTGTTTAGCCCACATTTGGTATCTGCATCTGCTCTTGATATTTTAGGGAATATACGTGGTTTGAAAAAGAACCACTTATTTTTTTGCCTtatgcatttatttttattgtttggcAAACACTTTCTCTCTTTCATTAAATTATAGGGACAGGGAGTCATAGTCATAGCTTGTGTGTCGGTGGTGGTGGCCCACGAAGGCAaccaaaatgataaaatgaatACACTCTCTCCCCACCAactgttttgtttttgttgatgaGAACTCAAATAACAttacaactttttatttttattttatgaatattatGAGATAGAAATTCTCCATCTAACTATTCGATTGGAATCTTAATATACATACACATCATAATTCTTCTAAATATCAACTTAATGGAATGGTTGGGTTATGGcagttatattaaattattttgcaCCCGCGGCTCCGCAGTCCTCTCCTTCGTCTATGTTTCCTTCATGACACGGGCGTTACTCCTAGGAATCGGATATCTCAATTCCCTATACTCTGAATATCCTGAAATCGAATTCACGGTTTTCAAGGGTAGGAATGGAAATGGAGGTGGCAACTAAAACCTGAAGGTAGGATTTGAAAAGATGTTGACCAtttaagtttttataaaaaaaggttGTAGTAGATGTTTGGACGATGGCTGTGATCCTTACGTCTGCATCAGTCTTTCCAGCCCTAATGCTTATGTGGGGCGGGTTGCCCCACATAGCAGCTCCAGAATTGGGTCAGTGCCAAGATTGAGTTACTAATTAATTCATAATTCTAATTCTAAGAAACAAAAGCGCAGTTACAAAATGACCCAAATTACAAGACGTTTCAACGCAATACTACAAAATGATCGTGTTTTGCATGTCAATGGACCAAAAATACATGTCACATGTTGAGTACTGCAAGGAGACCAGATGCCAGTCCCTGGAATCCGTGGCAGTGGAAGTTGATAGCTCCTGGAGATGATGGTCCATTCTCATCAAACACCATTTTTATCAAACTAAAGTGGAGACAGGCAAACATTTTGCAAAGTATGATGAATTAGGAGGCTACAAGCAAAGAATAGAGACAATTTAATTTGGCATCAATTTGAACCAGGTGATCCCACCACATAATGGTTCTCACCATTGGATTGCCTGGTTCCCTCCACTATTTGAAGATGTTAGAAAGTGAATCCAAGAGCCTACTGACCTTTCATAACGTATGACCTACACTGGGATTGGAATCAAGGAGTCAGTTCAACTGACCAGAAGAAAAGCCAGACTCGTATGGCGCTTTGAACAGCTTGAACTCTTGAAAGTGGGTGTTACCATCACCTTGTGAAGGCAAGATATGCACCCGGGAATCAGTTGAGGGAAGCTCGGTCCTCCAGTGTTCTGAGGTTGAATGTAACATACCTTGGGACACTGCATGCATAATAGATTGAGGCATGCTGGTTTGGTTTACATGCATAGGGTGGTCAGATGGAATTGGTTGTGTTTCACATGAGCCCCAAGAATTCGTTGACAGAAGAGAGAGAGCACGACGAAGATCCTGTGATGTGTCCAAGTTGGAAGAGATCATAGAATCCCCTAGACCTGCAGAAATTAGCCATCTAATGAGCAAGATGATATCACTTTAGGTGCACTAAGCTAAACACTTGAATCAATAGCATGAACAAAGACCACAAAAGAACCCTCCCTCTAAGCACATCTATCCATTTGAAATTCTTAAGCTTTTCTTTCTGAACTACCTGTCTTTGACCTCTTCCTCATTTACTACAATGAGACTTTTACTGTCACTTCCAACCCATCTAAGCCGACAAGCATTAACCTTCCCCTTCTTGAAAGCCAGTAACCATTATCCTTTCTCTTTTTGTCCCACTCATTATATAGGTCATCAAATGGATAGTTGATCTACTGTTCTTGATTTCCTTTCTCATCATTTTCAATGTTACATATATTCTCCATAATATAATCTTTGAAATATTTCCAGATGCACACAGTTAAGGCAATGGATAACAGGATGTGATTTTTCCAGTGAAATATTTGCTTGCGGTTGAAAGTTGGTTTCAAAGTGGGATCATGTGGGTACTGTGTCAGGATTCCTGCCTAGTTCTTCTCAACAATCAACATAAGGT contains these protein-coding regions:
- the LOC100264264 gene encoding ranBP2-type zinc finger protein At1g67325 isoform X3; the protein is MKSAAKPVQAPQGYSSAPYVGSGAPSSMYLGVPPYGSSLFNGAPIPPYDGPFSGGSAYHYNYGSRLSAGSPYRPLHLSGPPPYSSGSMMGNDFSGGMYGMPPLVDRYGLGLPMGHAAMGPRPGFFPDDKSQKKDATRDNDWTCPKCGNVNFSFRTVCNMRKCNTPKPGSQAAKSEKNSKQKMPDGSWKCEKCSNINYPFRTKCNRQNCGADKPSESTKSPSPSPDENDQVCHVMHFLCMCICCLKKLLFLSFICIHITNLINIQFYNLLLIKDPLQWQLSLSIVCLHG
- the LOC100264264 gene encoding ranBP2-type zinc finger protein At1g67325 isoform X5; translated protein: MKSAAKPVQAPQGYSSAPYVGSGAPSSMYLGVPPYGSSLFNGAPIPPYDGPFSGGSAYHYNYGSRLSAGSPYRPLHLSGPPPYSSGSMMGNGGMYGMPPLVDRYGLGLPMGHAAMGPRPGFFPDDKSQKKDATRDNDWTCPKCGNVNFSFRTVCNMRKCNTPKPGSQAAKSEKNSKQKMPDGSWKCEKCSNINYPFRTKCNRQNCGADKPSESTKSPSPSPDENDQVCHVMHFLCMCICCLKKLLFLSFICIHITNLINIQFYNLLLIKDPLQWQLSLSIVCLHG